In the Bacteroidota bacterium genome, TTTAACCAAAGGGCATCATATCAGTAGTCATTCGGTGGGGCACTTTAATGATATGAGCGATACAACTGTGGTAACTTTAGGAGTACCCGGTAATACAAAATTCTCATACCAACCAAGCAATTTGGGTGGCGCAACAATTGGTGCTACCTTGTATGGTGAATTGGAGGTTTCTAAAAATTTACTCCAAAGCGATATAAATGCCAATGTTCGTGCATTTCGACCAGGATTTTTGTTGATACATCCGCAGCAAACTAAAACATTACTGAATCTTGGTTATGAGTTTAGTTCATCCAATACTGCCTGTGATGTGTTGAGCAATTTCCCTTTTTACTTGCATGAATATCAGGATTTTGATGCACCACTTACTAACTTATTAGAAATTCCGCTTACTAATTCGGATGTGGTTCGTGATTACGTTTTAGATTCATTGAATTATCCAACTTTGGTAAACACCTGGAAAAATGTGTACCTAAAAAATCATGCAAACCATGCTCCTACTACCTTATTGATACATCCTACTAAAAATTTTAAATTCTTAGCCGAACAAAGTTTTATTTCTCAATTACCGGGAGGGGTAGTGTATAAGACTATTGAAGGATTTGGAGATTACTGGAAAAAAAGAGCTTTAGTTAATTTTACTACCAGTATATCAGGTAGTACACTTACAATTACTATTGCAAATTCAAGCCTGCCTTTAGATAATGATTTTAGTATGATTGTAGACAATGGTCAAAGCCTTAGCACGATTGTGATTCAGGATCAAAGTGGAAATATTTTGAATTTTGATCGTGACAACTGGGACAATAACGCTAAAATTCTTTACAACAAAAATGCAAGTGTAAACTTAAAAACCAATGGATTTTTAGAAACTCCTGCGCTAGTAGAAACTAATACAACACTAAGTTCAGTTCAACCGAACCCATTTTCAGGGCTAACGGAAATTTCATTTTCGCTCGAAAACGAAGCTATAATTAGTTTAGAAGTTTTTAACTTTATGGGACAAAAAGTTGTCACTTTATTAGATAATGTAACCTTGTCGGGCGAACAAACACAGTTGTTTAATGGCGATCAACTCAGTAATGGAGTTTATTTTTATCGCTTAACCATAAATGATAATTCAGAGGTTAAAAAGATTATTAAAAACAAATAAACAGCTTTTAACATTTAAAAGAAGTCCTTGAAATAAGCGTTTCAGGGATTTTTTTTTACTTTGTGCAACCAAATACCTATGCGAACTTTATTTATTATTGTTGCAACCACGTTGCTAAGCTCTTTTAGTCCTGCTCCTCCTTCCTTTCAAATTGCCTTGTTAAAATACAATGGAGGTGGCGATTGGTATGCTAATTTGGAAACCTCTTTACCGAACTTAATTAAATTTTGTAACGATAATCTCAAAACCAATATTCATCCTGAACAAGCTACTGTGGAAGTTGGGAGTAGCGAAATTTTTAATTATCCTTTTGTGCATTTAACCGGACATGGCAATGTTGTATTTTCACCGGCCGATGTCGAAAATCTTCGCAATTACCTTATTGGAGGAGGGTTTTTACATATCAGTGATAATTATGGTATGGATAAATTTATTCGACCTCAAATGAAAAAGGTTTTTCCCGAACTTGATTTTGTTGAGCTTCCATTTAACCATCCTATTTACCATCAAAAGTTTGATTTTAATAATGGTCCTCCCAAAATTCATGAACACGATGGCACTACTGCTCAGGGCTTTGGATTGGTCTACGAAGGTCGTTTAGTTTGTTTTTACGATTTTGAATGCGATTTAGGCGATGGTTGGGAAAATTATGAAGTCCACAAAGACTCTCAAGAAGCCCGTTCAAAAGCGTTAAAAATGGGCGCTAATTTAGTGCAGTATGCACTTACTAAATAAACGGTAATAAATCTAATTATAGAACTTGTAGCAGATGGTATTTTCTAGCATTTACCGTTACAATATCTCCTTTTTTAGCAGCTGCTAAAGATTTTGCCAAAGGTGAATCTATTGATATAACAGTCACATTAGTAGAGGAATAACTAATATTACCTAAAGCTATACTTATATAAATCCAAGCCTCCTTACATTCAATCAAACTACCTTGTACAACTTGTTCAGAATGAAGCTCTGGATTTATCTGTTGAAACTGTTTTTTTTGAACTAATAATTCTCCCAGTTGTCTGCTTAGTTTTTCTTGTTCAAGATGCAACATGGCTCCTGCTGTTTCATGTTTGTCGCCAGCAGAACTTTTTGAATCATTTTGATTCGCGCTTTTTAAATCGTTAAGTGCACCTTCAATAAATTGAATTTTAGCTTGAAGTTTTTGAGAACATAGATTATATATTTCCCTTTTATTAATCACTGGAGGATAGTTTTGGTTCTTAAAAAAGCAATGCTATAATTTTTAAAAAATCAAAAATCATGCTCTATGGTAATCAGCTCGCCAATGAATTATAGCCATTTTAATTGCTTTGTTACTAAGCTTTTCTTTTAGGGCCTTATCAGCCAAGGCTACAAATTCATCATCTGAAGCAAAACGCAAAGCTACTATTTGTCCTATTTTCAAATCCTTCGATAGTTGTTTACCTGTTAAAATAAAATACCTAAAATTTTCTTCCGCACGAATTGCCCTGTCTTGCACTTTGAGTGAAAATCCTCGAAACAAAAAGTAAGAAAGTAACATAAGTACTGTCAATAACATAATCACCGAAGCGCTAAGCAATTGTTCAGAATGGTTATACGCCCTACATAAATTAACTGATGCCATTATTAACAGCAACAACTGAGCTAACCAATAAACAACAAATAGCTTTGTTGGGGTCTTTAAGGTACTGTGATTTTGAAAGTTTTGTAGTTGCATGATTATTATTTTGAAAAATTCCTTTAAAACTCAATTGATTCTAATTGCAATGATACTCAAATATACTTAGTAATCGCTCTGCTGCGAGCTTCTAAACTAATTTAAAGCACTGATTTAAATTTCATCAATAATTAAATCAAATTGCTACATTTGCAAGCCTTAAAAAAATAAGTATACACAGCATTGAATGGGTGTTTGAAACAAATTGTAAGGAGTGTATGAACAGTAATTTTTACATAATTGCCAGGCTAAAATGAGTTCGGAAACGATTATTAAAATTGAAGAACTTTGCAAAACTCACAAAGGTGCCGGCGAAGCAGCAATAAACAACATTACACTTGCTATAAATCGTAACGAGGTTTTTGGCTTGCTTGGACCAAATGGTGCCGGAAAAACCACCACCATTTCTATTTTGTGTGGCTTATATTCAGCTAGTTCTGGTAAGGTTAGTATTGATAACCTTAATTACCAGCAACATACTGAGCAAATCAAAAAAATTATAGGTGTTGTTCCTCAGGATATTGCCTTGTATCCAAGTTTAACTGCAAAAGAAAATCTCCGTTTTTTCGGCAATATGTACGGTATTACTGGTGCTGATTTGGAAAAACGCATGGATCAGTTTTTAGAGAATTTTGAATTAGCCGAACATGCCAATAAGCGCATCATTAAAATGTCGGGGGGAATGAAACGCCGCGTTAACTTGATTGCCGGGATTTTACATCAACCAAAAATTTTATTTTTAGATGAACCAACTGTTGGTATTGATGTGCATTCACGCAGCTTAATTATTCAGCATTTAAAAAAAATTAATCAAGCCGGAACCACTATTATCTACACTTCCCATCATATGGAAGAAGCCGAAAATTTCTGTTCGCAAGTAGCCATAATCGATCGGGGAAAAATAATAGCCAAAGGCAGTCCAAAAGAATTAGTTGCGAGCAATCCAAAATTTAGAAAAATGGAGGATGTGTTTTTAAATTTAACCGATGTTCCGCTCTCCTATTAACGAATGAAAAAAATACTTGCCAGCATTACCAAGGAATTCTTAATACTTGTCCGCGACCGAGCCGGATTAGGAATTCTGTTTTTAATGCCCATGATTTTGGTGTTTATAATGACCTTCATACAAGATGCTGCGCTTAAATCTATTAACGAGTCGGGTGTACCTATATTATTTGTTGATGAAGACCAAGATACATTAGGCTCCTACTTGGAAGCAGGCATTGCCAAGACCGAATTTTTTAAACTCGAAAAAAACATTGAAGGTAAACCGGCAACACTTGTTACTGCTCAAAAAGCAGTTGCAGAAGGAAAGTTTATGATGGGGATAATAATACCTAAAGGTGCTACCCATGCGCTTCGAAATAATGTAAAAGAAATGATAGCTTCGGTACTTGCCGATTCTACCGAAAAGCCGGCTAACGATCAACTTGATAAGGTTCAGGATTCATTAAACATCATTATTTTTATTGACCCAGTAACCAAAAAGTCCTTTATTAGCAGCATTACTGCATCGCTTCGTGAGTTTATTTCAAAAGTAAAATCGCAAATTATATTTAAAACTTTTAAAGATGAATTAGCTCAATTTATGCCGGTAAATAGCAACAATTCTTTTAAAGATACAGAAGTAGTAGGCTACCAAGAAATTTATGCGCGTCAAACTGAAAATAAAATTTTTCCAAATTCGGTACAACACAATGTGCCTGCTTGGATAGTATTTGCAATGTTTTTTATTGTTATTCCATTATCAGGAAGCATCATTATGGAACGAGGCGAAGGCGCTTCTATTCGTATTAAAACACTACCCGGCAATTACCTGAATTTCTTAGCCGGGAAAATTATAGTATACCTTGTTGTTTGCTTAATTCAGTTTTTACTAATGTTAAGCGTAGGACTTTACATTTTACCGCAAATGGGATTACCGGTATTACAAATGGGTTCAAGCCCTATATCCATTATTGTTATTACTTTTTGCAGTGCACTTGCGGCCATTGGATTTGGTGTAATGGTTGGAACTATTGCAACTACTCATCAACAAGCTTCTATTTCAGGTTCGGTTTCGGTACTTATTTTAGCAGCAATTGGTGGAATATGGGTGCCGGTTGCCTTGATGCCGGATGTGATGAAAACCATCAGTTTGATTTCGCCTTTAAACTGGGGACTTAGTGCATTTCACGAACTTTTTTTACGGAATGGCAATTTGATGAGCATTTTGAATAATGCAATACGTTTATTGGCGTTCTTTTGCTTAACAATGGGTGTGGCTTATTTCGTTGATAAAATGAGGAGGAATTAACATGCAAAACAAACCTGAAATTGACGACATTGCCCAAGCACTTAAGGGTTTTGTGTCAGGTACTATAGTTGACCCTAGTATCGACCTTGATACCCATACAGTTTTAGCTACTCTTGGAATTGATTCGTTTTCATTAATTGAAATTGTGCTTTTTATTGAGCGACAATACGGTGTGGTGTTAGCTGACGAATCATTAACCCCTGAAAATTTAAAAAGCATAAATAGCATTGCTGCTTGCACCTATAAACAACTAACAGATTGAGTTGAATGTCGGTTACTCTTGCTCAACAAAGCCCATTAAGTGGAACCGATTATTTTCAATTGGTGCTCGACAAACATTATCGCGCATACGGAACACTGGGCAATGTATCACGCATAGTTATTGAACTTAAGGCAAAACTCGAAATAACAGAACTTCAGCAACGTGTAAATGCACTCAAAATTTTTAATTGGATGCATCACCTAAAATTGGTGCGCAGTTCGGCATGGACAATACCCTATTGGAAATCAATTTCAAAAAACGAGCTGATTTCAATTCATGAACATTTTTGTGAAGAAATACCTGAATCAGTGCTTGGTCGGGATATTCAGCCCGATTCCGGGAGTTTGTTTTATTTCGATTTAGTTCAAACAGCCAATTCAAAAAGTATCTTGATTTTTTCAGTGCACCATGCACTCATGGATAGTAAAGGTGTAAAATTACTTACGCAGTTATTAGCAAACACTGAAAAAGATGAGGATAGCATAAACTATTTTCCGGATGAAAATAAAGGTGATTATTCGCTCTACTATAAATTAAAAAAATCCTTTGAAGCGAAGCATTTTGTAGAGTCGTTTAATTTTAAAAAAATGGCAACCTTGCTTCGTTCCATACCCAAAATGAAGCATCAAGCGAGCTATCATTTTATTGAATTTTCGCCAAATGAGGCAAGTATAATAGATAAAAACAGCAAAATAAACGGATCTGTTTTCGGAAATAGTTTGTTTTACCTGAGCTGCATTTCAAGAGCTATTAATAGTATACTTGAAAAACGTGGAAAAGGAGTTGGAGATTTTTGGATTCCTGTGCCTCAAAATCAGCGGCGACGAGGTGGTGATGGAAATTTATTGAGCAATCAAATTTCGTTTATGTTTTTTCGCCTTGACCAAAATAAATTAGGC is a window encoding:
- a CDS encoding ABC transporter ATP-binding protein, giving the protein MSSETIIKIEELCKTHKGAGEAAINNITLAINRNEVFGLLGPNGAGKTTTISILCGLYSASSGKVSIDNLNYQQHTEQIKKIIGVVPQDIALYPSLTAKENLRFFGNMYGITGADLEKRMDQFLENFELAEHANKRIIKMSGGMKRRVNLIAGILHQPKILFLDEPTVGIDVHSRSLIIQHLKKINQAGTTIIYTSHHMEEAENFCSQVAIIDRGKIIAKGSPKELVASNPKFRKMEDVFLNLTDVPLSY
- a CDS encoding acyl carrier protein; this translates as MQNKPEIDDIAQALKGFVSGTIVDPSIDLDTHTVLATLGIDSFSLIEIVLFIERQYGVVLADESLTPENLKSINSIAACTYKQLTD
- a CDS encoding ABC transporter permease; the encoded protein is MKKILASITKEFLILVRDRAGLGILFLMPMILVFIMTFIQDAALKSINESGVPILFVDEDQDTLGSYLEAGIAKTEFFKLEKNIEGKPATLVTAQKAVAEGKFMMGIIIPKGATHALRNNVKEMIASVLADSTEKPANDQLDKVQDSLNIIIFIDPVTKKSFISSITASLREFISKVKSQIIFKTFKDELAQFMPVNSNNSFKDTEVVGYQEIYARQTENKIFPNSVQHNVPAWIVFAMFFIVIPLSGSIIMERGEGASIRIKTLPGNYLNFLAGKIIVYLVVCLIQFLLMLSVGLYILPQMGLPVLQMGSSPISIIVITFCSALAAIGFGVMVGTIATTHQQASISGSVSVLILAAIGGIWVPVALMPDVMKTISLISPLNWGLSAFHELFLRNGNLMSILNNAIRLLAFFCLTMGVAYFVDKMRRN
- a CDS encoding DUF4159 domain-containing protein codes for the protein MRTLFIIVATTLLSSFSPAPPSFQIALLKYNGGGDWYANLETSLPNLIKFCNDNLKTNIHPEQATVEVGSSEIFNYPFVHLTGHGNVVFSPADVENLRNYLIGGGFLHISDNYGMDKFIRPQMKKVFPELDFVELPFNHPIYHQKFDFNNGPPKIHEHDGTTAQGFGLVYEGRLVCFYDFECDLGDGWENYEVHKDSQEARSKALKMGANLVQYALTK
- a CDS encoding GreA/GreB family elongation factor: MINKREIYNLCSQKLQAKIQFIEGALNDLKSANQNDSKSSAGDKHETAGAMLHLEQEKLSRQLGELLVQKKQFQQINPELHSEQVVQGSLIECKEAWIYISIALGNISYSSTNVTVISIDSPLAKSLAAAKKGDIVTVNARKYHLLQVL